Genomic DNA from Prunus persica cultivar Lovell chromosome G1, Prunus_persica_NCBIv2, whole genome shotgun sequence:
ACACTGGCCCTCTGAATGCAAACAACAGCTCTAAAATAGAAATAGCACTTGAAGCTGAGGATGCAGAGTCATGCAGCTCTGGCACACTTAGTGATCATGCATTTGGTGCTTGTGAGGCTCTTGATAGTTATTGTAAGAATGCCGAAGAGCGTCAGCAGAGTCGGTGTAGTAGCAAGGTGGGGCTGCAGTCAGATGCAGGCTCAGGTTatgaggaagatgaagaagaagaagtggaaTCAAAGATGGTTTGTCATGTTAACAAAAGCATGGATGAGATGGAGGAGGATAGGCTCTTTTGGGAGACTTGCATGGCAGTAGGGTACCCATCATCAAGTCCTTAATTTGTAATTACTTTTGATTGTATACCTCCTCTGTCTTTCTTAATTATTAGAGACATAATTTAAGTTTCGTCCAAAGATGCATGAGATATTACAGTTAGATATTGTTAAGATTTTTGAGAGACGGTCCAGTAGCTCACTACGACCAATTGTTTTATCAAGTTTTCGGTGGAGATTTCGTCATCCTCTGTCATTGTTCATAGGCTTTAGAAGCATACATAATTTAAGTTTTGTGTTAAAGATGTAGAGAAAATGTCTTAAGGTGTGTTTGCATGCCCTTTCTGGAGCTTTCATCAGTGATCTATGTAACTGTGATTATATATGTCCAATTAAGAAAGATGTATCCTTGCCATTGTGTTTTGGATAGAGTTTTATGCACTACTCTTACCTTTTGGTTGAAGATTTATTGGAGTTTCTCAGGCgccatccaaaaaaaaaataaagaagttcTCGAAGGTTTGATTATTCGGAAGCTATATATCCTCAAACCAAAGAGAACCCCCTGCATATATTACGCTTTGAATGAAAGTGATTTGGAGTTCAATCCATAAGGTATGCTTTGGCGGCATCTATATCTTCCCCTGAAGCAAATGCGGCCACTACggaagtaaaagaaaaacatcacAAGAGTAATTAACTTAAATTAATTGACTATTATTTGGTTTTCGTGGTAGCTATCTCCATTTaatttgagaaaattt
This window encodes:
- the LOC18790634 gene encoding uncharacterized protein LOC18790634: MDCKEGFVDVSCFFLWEGSADSEADHHTGPLNANNSSKIEIALEAEDAESCSSGTLSDHAFGACEALDSYCKNAEERQQSRCSSKVGLQSDAGSGYEEDEEEEVESKMVCHVNKSMDEMEEDRLFWETCMAVGYPSSSP